The Hypanus sabinus isolate sHypSab1 chromosome 31, sHypSab1.hap1, whole genome shotgun sequence genome window below encodes:
- the LOC132383866 gene encoding histone H2B 1/2-like has translation MPDPPKPGPKKGAKKALSKPASKSGKKRKRARKESYAIYIYKVMKQVHPNTGISSKAMTVMNSFVNDIFERIGGEASRLAHYNKPSTISSREIQTAVRLLLPGELAKHAVSEGTKAETKYTSSSKDKTNPKIKGSFKSHSRFH, from the coding sequence ATGCCTGATCCACCGAAACCCGGTCCCAAGAAGGGCGCCAAGAAAGCTCTGTCCAAACCGGCGAGCAAGTCTGGCAAGAAGCGCAAGAGGGCGAGGAAGGAGAGTTACGCCATCTACATCtacaaagtgatgaagcaggttcaccccaacaccggcatctcctccaaggccatgaCCGTCATGAATTCATTCGTGAACGATATTTTCGAGCGCATCGGGGGCGAGGCTTCCCGTCTGGCCCATTACAACAAGCCGTCTACCATCAGCTCCCGGGAGATCCAGACCGCCGTGCGCCTGCTGCTGCCCGGGGAGCTGGCCAAGCACGCCGTGTCCGAAGGGACAAAGGCGGAgaccaagtacaccagctccaGTAAAGACAAAACAAACCCGAAAATcaaaggctcttttaagagccactcacGGTTTCATTAA